From the genome of Labeo rohita strain BAU-BD-2019 chromosome 12, IGBB_LRoh.1.0, whole genome shotgun sequence:
ATTGATGAAAAACAAACGGTAAAATCCAGATCACGgtgtgtaaaattcaaaattgaataaaaaaaaaaaaatcgaatccatcatttaataatcattcGCGTCTGGCTCTGTAACTCATTACCTTTAACGCTATCAAATCAAGCAATGATCTACACGACCATCTGAAACTGATTGGGGACGCAAATAAGACTCTCAAATATAATATATGGGTGGACCgaaatacatttactttttaaaggaCACGGGGTCGAGAGACTGTGATGCGCCTCACATCCAACACGGTccgactctctctctctctctctctctctctctctctctctctctctctctctctctctctctctctctctctcttccagcTACAGAGAAACACAAAACACCGCCGGAGTGTCACGTGTGCCGTGACGTCCAGCGCAACATTCTAACaaacataataatcaaaataaatgattaaaaaaacacattctaaCAAACGCCACTTGTTATTCTGTTAGCTTCTTACAGGAGAACCGCAAGAGCGCAAAGGTCTAACCCtaacaaaactataatagttGGGTAAACTATTTTATTGTAGAAATAATAACAGACCAATTCACTCATTGTTTAAGGGTATAATAGAATAATGGAATGTATATTAGAATAATGTAATAGCACTTACAGTGTGGAAGGTTTCATGATTATGTTATATATGAAGTTTAAGTACTTTcgattatttaattaaattatatttagccTAATTGTCTctctattaaaaaaacaagatcTTTAGATTTGGATGGCATATACCTCTTACAAATTACTTTGTAAAACATGTTGGAATGATATCGctgtttgctttgtttattATGAACGATCAAAACGAATACGTTTGTTATGATATTGGGTATTCAGAAATAGTTTCAAAtgtatattgttcattcttaacGGTATCAGAACATTACTGtattcatttgtttctttagtCTTGTTGTTCAAGTAtgtgaataataattaaaagtacaataaaCAAAAGGaacataaaatagaaaaaagctAACACTAAAAAAGTTAACAAATGTGGAACGCTTGCCCAAACTTCAAGACCCATGGTGCATTGCGAGTCTGTCGCCGGcgtgtgacgtcacacccagGAACGTTCAGGAAACTGTTTACTGTATGTTGCGTCATTGCTGAAGACGCATCTCAAAGGTGAAACTGCATAACAAACCAACTGGTGAGTTTCAGttcaaaatataatgttttacagTGTCAGTGTCGCTCTACAGCATTACTCTACATGCGAGTCATTTAGGCAAATGTAACACTCGTAGTCCTGAACATCCTCTGCGTGTTCGTGGGTTTGTAGTTGAATAACACCTGAACATCCTCTTCACGTGTTTGAATGTCTTGTTCATGCAGAATACCAGCCGTATTTTGATAAAGTgtctttgttttgctgtttatgAGGTATGATTATCAGCTCTAATTTCTGCGTGTTTTCACATGTCCTCCTGACCGGACACAGTATTGGTCAGTGATGTTGGTCTCACGTCTGTCATGCCTGAGGACCGTCCCTGTGCTGGGGCTCCGGTCGGCCCTGAGTCAGGCTCCCGGGGGCCTGCGGAGTCCAGCCCTGCTGAAGTCCAGTCCACCCCTGATCAGACCACAGCAGGTACCAAACCTTTCGCCTTGTGCTGCTGGAGACTTGATAAGAGCCACGCTGGACCCGCTTGATCGCTTTGCATGTGAACTATCAGTCGTGTGCCAGCgctgtgtgttttgttcatgttttgtgCTGTGTTTTATGCTATTTTCAATCAGGGTTATTCCACCAAGACCAGACTGGGATTCCGCCGGAGCAAGACTTCAAAAGAGCAATTTCAGGAAGCGGCGTTTCAACCCGCTACAGACACGGCAATTAGAAGTGAATTCTGTTAACACATCCTCGTTTAATCAGTTTTGTAAAATTCGTTCATATCGGTCTCGGTGATCCGATCACACCGCTGTGACGCGCTGCCGTTCGCCGTATGGAATCAAGAGTCGTTTGAGATGAGCGAGTTCTGCATGCTGGTTACAAATGCTGAGCTCAAAAAAACAGGCTACAGCATTTACCAGCAAAACAAAATCATGTTGGGAAATGACTGACTGTCAGCTCGTGCTCATTGGATTAGAACAATCGTGACACTTTGTTCTTGTCAAAAATCCATTTTCCAAATTCCTTGTACCGGAAAGTCACTGGACGGAGGGCCAGTCCATCACCGGACAAACGCTCGTGCCTGTTCCGTATGGAGGGAAAATGTTAGTCTAAAACGAATCTagtcaaaaatgttttacactCTGTTTACACCCGTGTCTGGTGCTTGTGATCGGATCACCTGAGAGGTCTGAACGTTATGTAACGAATGCATGCTTGAATCTGTGAtgcttcaaatatatatatttttggtgcCTCTTGAAAAACACTCACAGTTCTCTTTGTTACAGTTGACAGCATGGGCCGAATCATCTTGGCCGGAGGTGCCGCCGTTGGATTGGGAGCTTTATGTTATTATGGCTTAGGGATGTCCAATGAGATGGGAGCCATCGAGAAAGCAGTGTAAGAATCACCTTCACTTTCAAACACTTCGAATGAAATAAAGGCTAGAAGTGAGCTCAATATGCCAGCAGCACAAATTCACCTGTGATCCGATCGTTAAGAATGAACTTGTCATTGAATCGGCAGCTCTCGTCCGATTTGCAGACGGCGTACGACTCGTCTTCAAAAATGTCAGTGATGACTGGTTCAATAAGATCATGTCTGATCGACTACAAAGCAGTTCATTTCAATCTCAGCAGAAGTTTCTGTTGAGTTGAACTACAGTTGATGAAGGCCGACACGTTTCACTACTCGCTATAACGTTCGAGTTTTGTAACGTGATGATTTTATAATGTCTTTCACAGGATCTGTTACGATCAGCTCAACTGCGATTTAATGCGGCTGACGGTCAAAATAAATACGTGCTTACATTGCAGATTTTCTGTTACAGCTCCTCATCTAAAGTCGTTTCAGGAACACTTTGTGCTCGATGAAgactgtgtgtgtttacaggATCTGGCCGCAGTACGTGAAGGACAGGATTCACTCCACGTACATGTATTTCGCGGGCAGCGTGGGTCTGACGGCGCTCTCGGCCGTAGCCGTCAGCAGGACGCCGGCGCTCATGGGACTCATGATGAGGGGCTCCTGGCTGGTACGCAAGAGATCATATGAACTGACAACATGTAGCCTGTGAAGCTGATGTggcattaaaattaaatcaaattggCAGCATGTTGAAGTGCATTTTATTCTTCGCCCTTTAAATGCATTCTTCGTAACAACAAATCTTAGTGGTAgaacatactgtaaaacatCTAATAATTCTATACTGTATGAATGCATACTCTAGGACAGTAATTATTGTAATGATCCTGCTCATAGTTTAATAACCACATTGATATTTAATGCTGTGACAAACGGTCCACAGGCTATCGGCGCCACGTTCGCTGCTATGATCGGCGCAGGGATGCTGGTGAGGTCGATCTCGTACGAACACAGTCCGATGCCGAAGCACCTGGCCTGGGCTCTACACGCAGGTAAATGGGTTCACCGACACGATCTGCAGCTTTAACTGAGCTCTAGAGGGCACTGTAGTCTGCGTTTGCAGATCATGGTTCTGATGGTTTTGTTTTCCTATAGTTGAGCGCTGCTGCTGAACATGCTCTCACATGAAGGTTATCACTCCTGTGTGGGCAAACAAGCAGTGCTCTTGTGTTCACAAACTCCTGTCCCCTGTGTACAGGTGTAATGGGAGCCGTTATTGCTCCGTTAACTCTGCTGGGTGGCCCGCTGATGGTTCGAGCGGCCTGGTACACAGCGGGCGTCGTGGGCGGTTTGTCGACGGTGGCCATGTGCGCGCCGAGTGAGAAGTTCCTCAGCATGGGCGGGCCGCTCGCCGTGGGCTTCGGGGTGGTGTTCGCCTCTTCTCTGGGTGAGACGACCTTACAGATTGTGTGGCTGTTCAGTCAGTGACTTTGCAGGAGTTTCATCTGTTCTCTCGTCTCCAAAGGCTCCATGTTTCTGCCCCCCACCTCGGCATTCGGGGCCGGCCTGTACTCGGTGGCGGTTTATGGAGGTCTGGTCCTGTTCAGCATGTTTCTGCTGTATGACACACAGAAAGTCATCAAGCGTGCCGAGACGCACCCCCTTTACGGCGTTCAGAAATATGACCCCATTAATGCGTAAGTGTTTTTGGTGTGCACGAGGATTGTAGCTTTTGAATGTGACTTTATTTTAGCTAAGAGTAATGTGCGTTTCATTTAGTTCGGTCTCTCTGTCATGTAAATGACACGCACTCTGACTGCTGGCTTATGTTCACATCACTGCTTGTTCTTTCACTGTGGCTCTGCTCTTCCAGATGTATGGGCATTTACATGGACACTCTCAACATCTTCATGCGGCTGGTGATGATTCTAGCCAACGGCGGCGGAAACCGGAGGAAGTAGCCGTAAGAAGACGTGACACTGGACTGGAGAAGAAAATTTAGCTAAATAAAATTTGActcatttatttagcatttatttgtttaaaagcagaaaaaggAACTTTGGATTGCTTTAAGTTGAACTGCATCTCAAACATATCAAACACTCTGGTAATGTGTCTTATTACATGAGGGTGAAGGGCAGATCGTCTTATTCAGTTTCACAGCTGgtgtaattacaattacaaatatttttgtatatttattttagatcaCAACAGACTTATTGCACAGAAAACGCTTGTGTTACTGTGATTCTTGTGTTCTTGCAGTTTGGCGCTCATGGTTCAATAAACTTTAGCTGTGTCTAAATTATACTAGATCTTACTTGTACAGTTTATTGCTTTTAAACAGACATTAAGCACCATTTTTCTGACATTTTACCAACATTACTCAGGAATGTTTTCATCTGGCACCACAAAAGCTAAAGACACTGCACACAGCAGAACGGTGTTAAATGAGCAGCTCGTGTTGAATCCTCCTTGAGACAGACTTAAATTCAGATGTGCTGTCAAAAATTCCTCATATGCTTGGTTAGCtcatcatttaattgttttgagTGTTCAGTTGACTTCAGTGTTGTCTGATGATTTTACACATTGATTATAGAGTCTTTAATTCggaatatgattggagtttgtTCCATTCATGTCCATGATGTTTGTGTTCTGCTGTTCTGAGAGTATCTGGGCATCGACAGAcattagtgttttatttgtgcTCTGACCAGCGGCAGATGACAGTGAGATTAGCGAATAATCCTCCAGTCGCCATCTGTATTCTGATGCTGATTAATCCTGAAAGGAGGCCGTTGGCAGCGGATGGGAACATCAGCACTGCTGCGGGTGCGACTTACTTTAAAAGCTAGAAGCTAAGCTTAAAAGTTAGGGAATACTCTATAGTGTTTGCAGGGCTCCTTGACTGCGGCAGTAATAGGAAGTGTTTGACAGTACCCACAGATGAGACGACTGTCAGCGCCGTGTGGATTTGTGATCATgtaccagcagagggagcatcaAACACCATCACTCACACTCTTTCACATGATTGTCAGCAGATCCTACTTTCCTCATTGAAAGTCAATAGGATAGATTTTTTCCCCTAGTAAAATGCACACTACATAACTATTGTTACACATAAACACTTGAGGGAAGATGCAAAGTAGctgtaatgttttgaaataatattttgaaatattatgagcAAGCCTTAAATACTGAAACCATTTCATCCCTCTTCACTGCCAAATTAAAAGATTACAGATCCTGAATTTACCCAGTCATAATTACAATTTGAGAGGTTCTTCATTTGCTATATCCAAGTTTTCCACCCCTAATTATGATCACTCTAAAAGCAagtgaaaacattacattttattacagatTGCTgcaactcaaaattctgattgGATAAATCATATGAAGTCTGAcacatattacaaatattaataggACAAAGTTTTTATGTTGCTTGAGAACTGTGAACATCCACAACTGATAAACTATAATacatgattattattgttatacttAATGTTATATTGAGCAGGATGTCTGTTATTAAATTCCTGTTTCTTACcatttaataaagcaataatcTGCTTGAGATCATGAGTTCAGCGATTTCACTCCAAATCTTATCAGCACCCTTGACTGACAATATAATCACAGTAATGCATGTCTCAAGTGATCTGTGTTCATTATTTATTCTGCAGAAGTAGGAACGAAGACTGGCACATCTCTCACTGGAATGAATGGAAGATCAGTTTGCCATGTTTTCAGTGATGGCAAattaactgataaaaaaaaaaaacagttcctcAGTGAACTACTTACAGTCTGATTTGTCCTGCCCTGCTTCTTTGAGCTGTTTGGTTGAGAAGAGTAAATCTGATCTGATTATTTTGTCATAGCCTGCTATTTTTCAAATTGCCTACATTTTACGGCATCAAATAGAAGCTCCATCTTTCTAACACTTGTCCTCAGTGACTCACTGTCGTTCATATCAAGTTTTAAACAGAAGTAATTTATGCAGAAATCCAGACTATTCTACTGAACTTTATTCATTCCTGCACTGATGAATTATGGTGTGTGTTCACTCTATAATGTGTGAAATGTGTGACGCAAAAACCCTGATGTACGTCACATTCACCCCTTAAAATAGGTCAGTGACAGATGTGCTTTATCAGGAGCTGATGCAAATTTAGACTTTACAGGAAAACCATGGATGTATTGTAGGTTCTGTCATTCCATTTCATCTGAATAGTCTGAATCTACATAAACCCTGATTCTTTGTGCAGGTAAACGCAGGCGTTACGGAGTCTGCTGTTCGAATGATAAACTTACACGTTAAGTCTGAACGTGAAAACATGATACTGTGTTCAAAACTCCTAAATGAACATATTAACCTGACACTTTCTCTCAAATAGCCTTGGTTCAAGTTCCCACCTGATTCCTGTCTGTggctgtgtgtttgtgggtcAACGGTGTTGTTCTGGGTCTGGGTTTGAGTCATGAGCTGCAGTGGGTTGAGTCACAGGATTACTGAAGCTGCTTCTCTCCTGCGCTCAGACGTGTTTAAAGACGTCTTCAGACGAGCAGCAGCTGCAACGCTCTCCGTATGATCCTTCAGTCTCTTTACACTTTTTCTGCAGGATGAAGAGTATAAGGAAAAAACAGACTTTGATTCTTCTCATCTCACTGTGCATGTCTATGGGTGAGTTACTGGGTGTTTTACCTGTTAGACACGAGCCTGTGGTCTGTGTGTAATCAGCTTCAGACTGTGATTGTCTCAATAATCCTGTAAGTATAATGGAAGGAGTGAACCTGTGTTTGCAGAAGACAAAGCTGTGCTTTGGAAATGAGCTACTTGTGTGCTTTAAAAGACACTTTTAACTTGAATCATTAGAATTGGCATTAGaactattgttttatttttggagcAGTTACCTAAAATTCAGTGAAAATGTTTCATTACTGAGACTGAATTTCATCTGAATTGATCCAGATGATTTCTGTGTCAGTGATTTCACTCAGTGCTTTGTGTGTCCGGAGTGTGTCAAACCAACAATGACATCACAGCGGTACACTTGTGTGAACATCATCATGTTTAATACTCAAAATGTTTGATGTGTATTTCCATGTCATTTGATGTAGAGTTTCAAGTATTTGTCTTTTTCAGGGAAATCTGACTTTGCACCTTATTTCTATGATAACGGGGCTGGAAGCAGCAACGGAAACATGGCGTTATTCAGTATCGCTGAAGACACATCCATTGGTTAGCATTCACTTGTATGATGACATGCTGTGAGAGAGGGAAGGATAACGGATAATACGACACCAGATAAAAGAACATCACACACCTGTGTGTACTTACTGTGTATAAGCACAGATTGACTATGTCATATTGAACTGATCACAGAACACAGATGAGCCAATGAGCCAAATCACTCTGCTCATGCTGATTACATATTTGTTGTGTGCAAAAATTCAGATATTAAGCTAACTGTAGTACAGTATGAGGGACAGGGAACTGTTTGCTGTGACTTTAGGGTTTGATTCTCTCGATAATGACGAGTACATTTAATGCTAGATGAACTGCTGGGGCGTGTCTGTTTATGGTGGTTATGGCCCTGCTTGTACTACAGTAacaaatatgatcatatttattatttattatttattataattacactTTATGGTAGTGAATAATGCATTTAAGATAATGTATATACGCATAGTTTGACTGAGATCAGGTGTCGTTCTTGCACAGGGACTCACGTTTACACGCTGAACGGCTCTGACCCCGAAGGGGAGCCGGTGACCTACGGCGTGACCTTTGATAAGGGCTCCAAAGAGTATTTCAGTGTCGAGCCCAAATCGGGGAACGTGACTCTCATCGAAACACTGGACAGAGAGGTGAGTGCTTATGGTATTAACAATGACATAATATAAGGGCATAATTCAGGAAAACACCAGCAGAAGTCAAAGATGTCTCTATTAATAATTCACTTGTTTTCATTGTTCAGGTTCAAGATGAGATCGTTGCATTTGTGACCATCACAGATGGGAGAAATAAGGTGACAAAATATGATTATGTTTACAGGATTATTTCgtaaagctgaagtgtgtcaTTGTTTGTATGTTCAGCTAGTTTGTGTACTGTAAGTCAGTCACTGGTAGTTTGACGTCCTGCCGAGTGAAATGCTGTGTTCGACTGCATGCACAGATGAGTTCTGTCCCGTACTGTAGGTCTCGGTGGCGTACATCTTTAAAATACCGCGAGAACGATTTTCGAGCAGTCGTCGCCGTCAGCACAGTTTCTCTGATGGCGAAACAGCTGTTTCACGATCCGTCAGACTCACAGACATCAAACACCCTCAGTTTAGCTCAGACATCCAAGATTTTATAACAGTAAATCATCTCATCTTAATCTTATAGTatgtttactaaaataaaactaacaaaaatataGAACCCTACTTCActggtttttaaataatgttttgtgtttagGATAGTTACTGTGGAATGcatatgttgttattttattaggATTATTATATTTTGGTTATTACCTACCCGTGCCAAAATCACACACAGCTGATTTCTTAAATTATAACTgttctttaattattattaacaccATAGTCTTCTGTTCATTATGCGTATTGTGTAGAATGTGTTTTAATGCCTATTTATGGTCTATGTGCAGTTTGTCAGGTCAGATTTACTTTATCCCTCGTTTCTCCAGGTTGTAGAAAATGTTCGAGTGTTTATCACAGATGCTAATGATGAAAAGCCAGAGTTTTTGAATCTGCCGTTCATAGTGGACGTGCCCGAGGTAAGAATGGAAAAGAACAGACAGTGTCATCGTAAACTGCCAGTATTGTTGTTGAAGCGCTGAAGTAGTTATGCCGTCTGTGATCTGCGTTGAAGGACGCCGCTACTGGCAGCAGCATCTACAGAGTTCAGGCCATCGACAGAGACCTCGGATCCGGAGGAAGTGTCACCTACTACCTGCAGGTGAGACGAAACAACTTCCTGTGGCGTCACACTTTTAATAATGTAGTCTCTTTCTCAAGGGAACGAGTTGAAGATGATAATCGCTGAGGATATTTGAGTCTCTAATGCCAgcgttggtaacactttaatgaatgaactacacaggaacaaatgactaatgcactattaacattctagtaactactattaactaacaagaaactctgaCTAACGAATCAGTAAGTCATAGCACTCagttgaacatggtagttcactattagatAATCAGTAATTAACTACTATTTTCTCATATCTCccagagaactactaagaactactatatacatgttcataattagtgcaaataatgcaaaatgtataattaaccctaaagtgaagatcatggtaacccactagtaatgactggggtattaccaaatacttcggaaggaattactaattatttggatccgtattctaagatcatgataactcctTAGTAATGACTAATGTCATTAAAC
Proteins encoded in this window:
- the ghitm gene encoding growth hormone-inducible transmembrane protein; translation: MLVSRLSCLRTVPVLGLRSALSQAPGGLRSPALLKSSPPLIRPQQGYSTKTRLGFRRSKTSKEQFQEAAFQPATDTAIRIDSMGRIILAGGAAVGLGALCYYGLGMSNEMGAIEKAVIWPQYVKDRIHSTYMYFAGSVGLTALSAVAVSRTPALMGLMMRGSWLAIGATFAAMIGAGMLVRSISYEHSPMPKHLAWALHAGVMGAVIAPLTLLGGPLMVRAAWYTAGVVGGLSTVAMCAPSEKFLSMGGPLAVGFGVVFASSLGSMFLPPTSAFGAGLYSVAVYGGLVLFSMFLLYDTQKVIKRAETHPLYGVQKYDPINACMGIYMDTLNIFMRLVMILANGGGNRRK